CGTCTGGTTCGAGCAGGATCGCGGCCGCGACGAAGCCGATTGGCATGCCCTCGCGCAACTCGACCACTACCTCCACGAGGCCAACGAATACCAGCGGCCCATCGTCTGCCGCCACTTCCGGGCCCCCATCGAGATCTTCGACGGCCACCTTTACGAAAAGGGCGGACGCGTGCTGCACATGCTGCGGCACCTGGTGGGAGACGACGCCTTCTTCGAAGCGCTCGGTACCTACGGCCGGCGCCACGCGGGGGGCACCGTGGAGACACGTGACCTGGTCCGTGTCTTCGAGGAGGTCACCGGTCGGTCCCTGGATCGCTTCTTCGATCAGTGGGTGTTGCGTCCGGGTCATCCGGATCTCCGCGTGACCTGGGTTTGGGATGACGAGCGTAAGGTTGGGCAGCTCAAGGTGGTCCAGACCCAGGCCGGGGACAACGTTGCCGCCTACGAGCTTCACGTCGACGTGGGCTTCGAGATTGAGGGCCGTCTCGTCACCCAGCGGTTCTCGATGGGCGAGGCCCGGCAGGCCATCGACATGCGCCTCGAGCGAAGCCCCACGATGGTGGTGTTCGACATTGGCGGCACGCTCCTTGCGACCGTGAAGCTGGAGTTGCCGCCCCCCCTCCTCATGCGCCAACTGGCAGCGGGTCCCGCGGCCATCGATCGGATCGCCGCCGCCCGCGCCCTGGGCGACGTGCCGGAGCCCCGCGTGGTCAAGGCTCTCGCCAAGGCCGCCCTCGAGGACACGTTCTGGGGCGTGCGCGCCACGGCGGTCACGCAGCTTGGGCAGATGGCCCCCCGCACCGACGCGCTCGACGCCCTCCTCCCGGCACTGTCCGCATCTGACCCCCGCGTGCGACGGGCAGCGGCAGCGGCACTTGGAAACTTCCGTGGGCACCCGCAGGCGGCCGACGCGCTGGTCGCACGCCTCGGATCAGGCGACGACAGTGTGTTCGTCCTTGGCAACGCGGCGCGCGCGCTGGGCCAAACCCGGGACCCGCGCGCGGTGGCGTTGCTGCCCACGCTGTTTGCCACCCCATCGTTTCAAGACACCGTCAAGGTGGGCGCGCTCGACGGTCTCGGCGCGAGCTCCTCGGAGGCCGCCATCGACCCCCTCATCGCCGCATATCACCCGGGGGCCAGCGCGGCAGCTCGGCGGGCGGCTTTGAAGGCAGTTGCCCAGGCGGCCGAAGGCACCACCCACAAGCGCCGCGTCCGCGAGCACCTGGAAGGGGCGCTCGGGGATCGTGACTTCACGGTGAGGGCGGCGGCGGCGATAGGGCTTCTGACTCTACGCGACCGCAAAGCTGAGCCCGCACTCGAAGCCGCGCTGCGCCGCGAGACCGATGGCCGTGCCCAGCGCTTCATCGACCGAACGCTGCGACACTTACGAGATCCGGGTGCCGACGACGGCACCTTGGGCACACTGAAGGCCGAGGTGGAGAGGCTGCGAGATACGCTCAAGGGGATGCAGGAGCGGGTCGAGCGACTGGAGACCCCCGCCGTCTCGGTGCTTCCCGCAAAGCCGCCTGCAACGAAACCCCCACGACGGCCCAGGCCTGCCGCCCGGCGCGAAGACAAAAAGCCTCGCTCGAAGCCTCGCCGC
The DNA window shown above is from Myxococcales bacterium and carries:
- a CDS encoding M1 family metallopeptidase; the protein is MPNPFVPQDTQARYLIDRPAGVAHIRLDLALDFAARTLSGSAALTLRVRREGLSAVTLSAVDMELHGVTVDGVAVALADVAYDGSSLRVPLHPPRPRGSTLDLVVAYTARPTKGLYFLAPDENDPDRPEQCWTQGQDEDARHVFPCIDVPAEKATTELICLAPRDKVLLSNGDLLERSDVEPNQTRWHYKLSSPQASYLVTLVCGPFAEMRDHASETNVDLYYFLPPHRVADGQRALAKTPRMVDVFSKLIGIPYPHRRYSQVFVADFIFGGMENTTATTLTEQALLDERAALDHDVEPLVAHELAHQWWGDLVTCREWPEAWLNEGFATYFEYVWFEQDRGRDEADWHALAQLDHYLHEANEYQRPIVCRHFRAPIEIFDGHLYEKGGRVLHMLRHLVGDDAFFEALGTYGRRHAGGTVETRDLVRVFEEVTGRSLDRFFDQWVLRPGHPDLRVTWVWDDERKVGQLKVVQTQAGDNVAAYELHVDVGFEIEGRLVTQRFSMGEARQAIDMRLERSPTMVVFDIGGTLLATVKLELPPPLLMRQLAAGPAAIDRIAAARALGDVPEPRVVKALAKAALEDTFWGVRATAVTQLGQMAPRTDALDALLPALSASDPRVRRAAAAALGNFRGHPQAADALVARLGSGDDSVFVLGNAARALGQTRDPRAVALLPTLFATPSFQDTVKVGALDGLGASSSEAAIDPLIAAYHPGASAAARRAALKAVAQAAEGTTHKRRVREHLEGALGDRDFTVRAAAAIGLLTLRDRKAEPALEAALRRETDGRAQRFIDRTLRHLRDPGADDGTLGTLKAEVERLRDTLKGMQERVERLETPAVSVLPAKPPATKPPRRPRPAARREDKKPRSKPRR